The nucleotide window TGCGTGGTTTAAACCCATCCAATGACGGCATTGTGGAGTTGTTTTTTAATCTAAAAATAACAATGCTTTGTCTCAGAGTCATCCTTCGAAAAAATATCACTGGTCTTGTTTGTGTGTCATCCTAAAATGCTATCCTTGTAATTGCTTCATGGCTTCCTCAAAAGGAGCCTTATGTGGGGCCCCAATTTCTATGAATGGCATGAGGCATATATGTTGAGATTTGTCCCAAGTAATTTACCTTCCATACAGGTTTAATGAACTTGAAAAAGCAggagaagattttttttttttttaaaataattatCAGACCAAGACAAAATGGAGGCAGCTCGCCAGTTGAAAACACCACGCAGTAATGGGTTTGCAAAACAGAAGACCATCCTTTAATTGCCAATTTAATAGTGCAATAGCAATGTAGAAAACAGGGTATCAGTAGTAAGCTACCAACACTTAACAAATGGATTTaacactatttctatttatttaAACATAATAGTGCTTCGGAAATTACCACTTCAATAGTGCAATAGCAAAATTAGCAATGTAGTAAACAGGGCATCAGTTGTAAGCTATCAACACCTATCTAATGGGCATTATCACTATTTCTATTTAAAAATAATAGCGCATGGAAAGTTAATTCTGTTATTCATAACAACATTTGAACCTCTTACGCATAATTTTTAAGTACCTGGGTTCGCATCCTGAACTCTGCCGCTAGGTCCTCTAGGGGAACACACTTCTGCTTCTGAAGTTTAGAGAAGGAAAAGGTAACAGCGAAGTTTGTCAGTTACCAGTTTACATATCAAAGCATATCATACCACATAGATACTGGCAAAAAGTATACTCTAGAACATGGCAGAACAATACTGCATCCTTCAAAATACTTGATAAAAAAGATGCATTGTGACAACTTCTCATAAGATATTTGACAGACTTAAATGTAGAGGAGATGAAATGGTATCTGTGTGTAGACAAGAGGCTAAACAGAGCCCCAACTATTTGTGCGGACATCATGGTTCATCATGGGGAGATAATTTTTCTGGTTGTCAAATTTGAGAATAAGCATAGTCATGAGAGCACAAGTAAACTAGTAAAGACACTTGCTTCACAACCTTGATGTATTCCACAAAGTTGTGGAGCAAACCCTGACCATCGTCTTGCGTCTCACTCTCTGTTGTACCTTCAGCATCAACAGAAAAGGCCCCTTTCCATTTCTCAAACTCTAAAGCAGCAGCCTCCTCCTCCTTTGCTTTCCGTGCCCTAGCTTCTTCTTCCTATAGATCAATTCATTAGCTAGTTAGAATTATAACTGAAAACATGACAACAATGATCAAAGAACAGAACTATCAGCAAATAGAATCCCTAACCAATTGCCTCTCTTGTGCCTCACGCTCCtcatccttcttcctcctcatttCATCGTATCGGTCTTGTTTACTCCTCCTTGAATCCCGTGCAGCTTCTTCAGCCTTGCAAGAAAAGAGTTTGTTTCATGTcactttctgttttttttttttcctttctgaaGACAAATCAGAACCATCAAGGAATTACATGAAAGACATAATTGTAATTGGCTTCCAAGCTCCGTTTCGACATCAGCACCAATCACAGTAAGTCGGCACTTTTGCCAGATACAGAATATGTAAAACATGACAAAAATTAAATGTGCAAAccacaaataaataaacaaacTGAATCTGTGTTGCAACACACTGAAATACATACAGTAGACGAACTAAATCTGCTCGTGCAGCTGAAATTGCATCAGGGAATGGCAGCAATCATCGGAACACAATTTACCAGCAAGCTTGCAAGTGTAAGCACTGGCAGAAACATATGGCAGGACTTGGCGTTGCAGTGAGTAACCAACCTGACGCTGCGCCTCTCGCTCTTgactcttcttctcctttttggAGGATCTGGGGACGTTGCGACCTTCGGGGACCTCCTCCCCATCACTCTCCGCGTCGTCCTCTACAACTGCACAGCCCAGGACCGGGGCTAGGGTTAGGGCGAAGaggaaaaaaaaaagggggggggtgggggtggggttgAGCTTTGGCTGTTGTGGTACCATTGCGGCTGGTTGACGCGGCAGAGGAGGAGCCTGCTCCGGCAGCCCCAGGCCTCCGACGCATCCGTCGCGCCGCCGCGCGACCGTGCAGCACCTGATCCTCCTGGAGGGGCTGGGGCGGGACGCGGTGGTTATCGGCGGCGGCATCAGAGCGACGGCGCCAGAGGAGGAGGGGGAAGATGGCGAAGACTAGCAGCATGCAGAGAACGGCGGCCAAGACGCCGCCCCCGCCGGCGTCCATCTCGTCCCTGTCACCGGCGGCGATCGATTttgattctttttttttaacaaaaaagaAATAATCTGCAATTGATGCGATTTGCCATGGACCGAGCTGGGCTCTCAAAAAAGCATGAATGGAATGTGGTTCAGCCCAGTTGCATGTTTACTAGGATCAGGCCTTTTCCGTGGTATGGCCCACTACGAATCAGCAAGGCCCAGGAATGTCCAGATTTAAATGTTTCTTTTCAATTTTTTTCTTTGTTTGGTTTCCCATTATTTGTCAAGGACTAGCCGAAACATAATTatgttgacaatcactcatcattaCCTCCTCTGGTTGCCTACTCATTACCTCCTCTGGATGACGAGCATGCAGGCACAATGCATGAGCTCAATGCTGTCTCCAAGTATCAGGAGATGGAGCTAGAGATAGGAGGTCGTGTGCTGCTCGCAGACAATGGGGCATACTAGAAAGAGTAGGGAGATGGAAGCAACAAATGAACTTGTGTACACGCATGAGTATTTTGGTGAATGTGGCGGGATAGGGTATACAAAACCATACATTTGAAAACTATAGATGCTTTAAAAGTGTTAGCATCCTTATATTATATCTCAATATCTAGAATTAAACTTTTTAGTTTGAGATGCCTCTTTATTGCACTCCATGAATCGAAAATTCGAAATGAATTTGACTTTTCATCATCTCACTTTAAATCGGCTCTGCTCAAGGCTTAGCAAATTCTATTTTGGTCTTTAAACATCCATGTCACCAAAATCCATAAGGGCGTAGATTGTGATTTCAGTTCAACAAATTTATaatattttattttcaaaaactAGTACGATttgtagaactagagagagagggaCAACCAAAAGATTGGGGCTCGGAACCGAGACCCAAGGCTCGAAGTGGTAGTAGTGATATAATCCTGTTGGTGTATGGTTGATCCGGCACCTTTCGACATAGAAaaactatgtatttagaaaaactaaaacaatttataatttaaaatagagagTAGCTTTCGTTGATCTAGATAAGATACAAAATCACAGCGCTACCTAGCTAATAACTAGAGACTGTGAACAAGGGAGCTCCGGATGATAATGCTTGCATTATTATTAGCTAGCACACACTTCATCCCTTTTTATCTATCGTTCTCAAGAAATTAAATATACTCAATTttcaccaaatatatataaaaatattagtatttataATATGTAATTAGTACTATTAGATAGATTgttaaatttatttttataataaatttatttaaagatataaatattattaatatttttaCAAACCTATATTAAGTCGACACGTACCTATATTAAGTCGACACGTATTTTGTAACGACAGCTAAAAAGGGACGAAGGGAATTGTAGCACTAGTAGATAAATCGTATGGATTTCAATTTCAATTCCTTTCTGATTTGACGTGCGATTGATCAAGCTGACGATGAACCGATCGGCGACGTTGAATTCGATTGGCCACTGATGGAGATCGGAGAGCTAAAGGCAAAAGGTGGATAGATTTGCACGTCGATCACGTACAGTGTGGTGATACGCTACAACAGTGTCGTGTGattgattcttcttcttcttcctaaaaAAAGTAGCAGTGTATAGCGACCTGGTGATGCATTTCGATACATCCTCTGTCCTGAAATAGATAGAACATATATTATTCAAATTTTATCCTAAATATTTAGTCTTATAGTATtctaatatatttttatttttagtaCATCTTTCTTTTTTATCCTAATACATCTTTATCTTCACCTTTTTTATCTCTCGTTGTTTTTTGTGCACCATATATTTTTTTGGTTTCCTCAAAAAATTTCTTGACCAGACCAATAAAGtcatttattttgagacggataTAGTATTGtattatatagagagagataataTTATATCTTAGTTTCTTTATGAAATACAGTATGAATTTCAATATATATACACACAGGTACAGAATCTAGGTACAATATTGATATTGAATAAAGTTTAgttttgtcacatcgaatgtttagatgtCAATTaaaaggactaaactttagtcatcaCCTGTATCAAACACCTCTAAGCTATGCCCAACTAACCGTTCATGCATGCCATTGGTCCTTGCATCTTTTCTTCGGCCGGGCCGGGATGCCTAAATTAAGGCCAGCCAGCCAGCATTTTGCGTCACTAACTACGAATACCAGTGCAAAAATTCAGTCAGGACCTAGCAGCTTTCAGTTCCCTGTACCTGCATCGACAGCGTCATAATCCATCGGATATCCACATCAATCAATCAGCGCCTAGTCCTCAAGGTGCGTTCGATATTACACCTGTCCACATGTATCTCTTGTCGGCATGTTAATTTGGAGAAGCGACCCAGATTGTTGTGCATGTACTATCAATGTATGAAATGTGAGGATTTTGCTATATATACTCATCATCGAGTATCTTTATATACTCATTTTAAGATATACTCAAAATCTTACTACacgaattgaaaaaaaaaatcgaagGAGCCCATATTTTTTTAGTATATTGTTATAATAGAATCAGACTATTATATAAAATAAGTTTAACCACGTATACTTGCATAGTTGCCAATCATTCTACCACAGATGGTCTAGCATGATCACAAGCTTTGTATATATATACGTCGGGCCATATATGTCCTAAAGGCTAAGATACAAATATGAAAATAGCTACACCCTGCGAGCAGAAAATGTATGTCATCGCCTGGTTATTTCAGCCCATGGGCATCGTGGCATGTGTGCGACCATATTGTTCATCTTCCACCTTCATTAAACTCACAATGGTGCAGAAAATAGCGGCCACTCATTTAAATTG belongs to Miscanthus floridulus cultivar M001 chromosome 4, ASM1932011v1, whole genome shotgun sequence and includes:
- the LOC136550747 gene encoding DDRGK domain-containing protein 1-like, which translates into the protein MDAGGGGVLAAVLCMLLVFAIFPLLLWRRRSDAAADNHRVPPQPLQEDQVLHGRAAARRMRRRPGAAGAGSSSAASTSRNVVEDDAESDGEEVPEGRNVPRSSKKEKKSQEREAQRQAEEAARDSRRSKQDRYDEMRRKKDEEREAQERQLEEEARARKAKEEEAAALEFEKWKGAFSVDAEGTTESETQDDGQGLLHNFVEYIKKQKCVPLEDLAAEFRMRTQDCINRIVTLESMDRLSGVMDDRGKFIYISTEEMKAVAEYIRKQGRVSISHLANNSNQFIDLEPKAQYEEESQQDDGAAAGTEP